A single window of Pygocentrus nattereri isolate fPygNat1 chromosome 24, fPygNat1.pri, whole genome shotgun sequence DNA harbors:
- the LOC108434239 gene encoding titin homolog: MGNFCCPSTNPCSHAADETKGLLSSSESKTSTKAEGDGFSSEEVAGERKNENKHPGLDKEVVTNQPNAINRPVEVQSSYSTVINTLHTGISRAAQAHQSSSPEVSDEPVVTAIEVAETKNSAETEEVETAAEDMVKALVEIVKVDEARGTAPDVQERPAEAEEAPLQASEVGTKKEAGEVEIRKDDAEVDIGNEATKVDAESKEAEVDVEEEAATEVDIKKEAAEVDAKEAVADVEMEKKVGEMDIEDKPKTSADVSGEKDGSQTKQDSTADTHEVEHLTPSDAKADTSVMENSRAEPQTSPPEPSGEFTVVEKSALAEMIAEEPVGEPADKVEDKHEEDSVSSLAEVKEVNVPSETQEPSEMAASPASDELAPHSLENGQVDDLKNENSVIVDVASKMPQQTELLQKTSEEPSRIEDEAQLPETSASTAEEVVQARDAAADQENIAESIEQEQESLLNGLDSATPLERSDSSEAHGDAVQVEIIEPTGPSDALPLDVHILVEGEPERWPNEEIESEREGPTNAVQVEKEDTESYEVQKGEIIVSSSHAVEVALIPLSESIAEEKQQEDEDLYRGAEEIQKEPAKEKQSQPLLELTIPGVETCSLAAAVDILAYSEREWKGNTAKSTLIRKGYSEMSCSFSSLRRVRGDNYCALRAALYQVLATTTQTPAWLLEEDFTALPVKLESQEHLIGGWTFPSECRKVGEKEVAVEKLRHYLELLQKRWQAAAETDSLEEKQRLCERVFQGREEEYGLLEVLKFLMLARAVELHGKMQAGEEVPVFCWLLFARDTSENPKTLLSNHLSQVGFSGGLEQVEMFLLGYALQHTIQTFRLYKMDTEEFVTHYPDDHKQDWPCVCIVTEDDRHYNVPIRKRAQHQLHHNLSALWPHSS, translated from the exons ATGGGGAACTTTTGCTGTCCGTCCACGAATCCATGCAGCCACGCGGCGGATGAGACGAAGGGGCTGCTGAGCTCGTCGGAGTCAAAGACCTCGACGAAGGCAGAGGGAGATGGATTTAGCTCAGAAGAAGTGGCAGGGGAGAG aaaaaatgaaaacaaacacccAGGACTGGACAAAGAGGTGGTCACCAATCAGCCGAATGCAATTAACAGACCTGTAGAGGTACAAAGTTCCTATAgtactgtaataaacacacTGCACACTGGTATCTCTCGTGCTGCACAAGCTCACCAAAGTTCCTCACCCGAAGTGTCAGATGAACCAGTAGTGACAGCCATAGAAGTAGCAGAAACAAAGAACAGCGCTGAGACAGAAGAGGTCGAGACGGCTGCTGAAGACATGGTTAAAGCACTCGTAGAGATAGTAAAGGTGGATGAAGCAAGAGGGACTGCACCGGATGTCCAGGAACGACCTGCAGAGGCTGAGGAGGCACCTTTGCAGGCTTCTGAGGTGGGCACAAAGAAGGAGGCAGGTGAAGTGGAGATAAGGAAGGACGATGCTGAAGTGGACATAGGAAATGAGGCAACTAAAGTGGACGCCGAGAGCAAAGAAGCTGAAGTGGATGTAGAGGAGGAGGCCGCTACTGAGGTGGACATAAAGAAAGAGGCAGCTGAGGTGGACGCAAAGGAGGCCGTGGCTGACGTGGAGATGGAGAAGAAGGTCGGTGAAATGGACATAGAGGATAAACCAAAAACATCTGCTGATGTTTCAGGCGAGAAGGATGGCAGTCAAACCAAGCAGGACTCCACAGCTGATACACATGAAGTAGAACACCTCACTCCTTCTGACGCAAAAGCAGATACCTCAGTGATGGAAAACAGCAGAGCAGAACCTCAGACTTCTCCACCAGAGCCCTCAGGTGAATTTACAGTGGTTGAAAAATCTGCGTTAGCTGAGATGATCGCTGAAGAACCTGTTGGAGAACCTGCAGATAAAGTGGAGGACAAACATGAAGAGGATTCTGTATCCAGTTTGGCTGAAGTAAAGGAAGTTAACGTGCCCTCTGAAACTCAGGAACCTTCTGAGATGGCGGCCTCTCCAGCTAGTGATGAACTCGCTCCTCACAGCTTGGAAAATGGGCAGGTGGAtgatctgaaaaatgaaaactctGTTATTGTGGATGTTGCTTCAAAAATGCCCCAACAGACAGAGCTCCTCCAGAAAACAAGCGAGGAACCTTCACGTATTGAGGATGAAGCACAGCTGCCTGAGACCTCTGCCAG CACTGCAGAGGAGGTTGTTCAGGCCAGAGATGCTGCAGCAGACCAGGAGAACATTGCCGAGTCTATTGAACAGGAACAAGAGTCTCTTCTGAACGGTCTAGACTCCGCCACTCCTCTCGAGAGGTCTGACTCCTCAGAGGCTCATGG TGACGCTGTTCAGGTGGAGATCATTGAGCCCACTGGACCAAGTGATGCTCTCCCGTTGGATGTCCACATACTAGTGGAGGGAGAGCCAGAGCGCTGGCCGAACGAGGAgattgagagtgagagagaaggaccGACCAACGCTGTCCAGGTAGAAAAAGAAGATACTGAAAGCTACGAGGTCCAGAAGGGAGAGATCATTGTGAGCAGTAGCCATGCTGTGGAGGTCGCGCTGATACCTCTGAGTGAAAGCATCGCAGAGGAGAAGCAGCAAGAGGA tGAAGACCTCTACCGGGGAGCTGAAGAGATCCAAAAAGAGCCAGCCAAAGAAAAGCAGTCGCAGCCTCTGCTGGAGCTCACAA TCCCCGGAGTGGAGACATGCAGTTTAGCAGCTGCTGTTGACATACTGGCCTACAGTGAGAGGGAGTGGAAGGGAAACACAGCCAAGAGCACACTCATCAGAAAG GGCTATTCAGAGATGTCCTGCAGTTTTAGCAGCCTGCGGAGGGTAAGAGGGGACAACTACTGCGCCTTGAGGGCAGCTCTGTATCAGGTGCTGGCCACCACCACACAGACGCCAGCCTGGCTTCTGGAAGAGGACTTCACAGCG TTGCCAGTGAAACTTGAATCTCAGGAGCACCTGATTGGTGGATGGACGTTCCCTTCGGAGTGTAGGAAAGTAGGAGAAAAGGAGGTGGCAGTGGAAAAACTGAGGCACTATCTGGAGCTCCTGCAGAAAAGG TGGCAGGCAGCGGCTGAGACAGATAGCCTAGAGGAGAAGCAGCGACTGTGTGAGCGTGTGTTTCAGGGTAGAGAGGAAGAGTATGGTCTTCTGGAGGTGCTGAAGTTCCTCATGCTGGCCAGGGCAGTGGAGCTGCATGGCAAAATGCAGGCGGGAGAAGAAGTGCCTGTGTTCTGTTGGCTACTGTTCGCCCGGGACACGTCAGAAAATCCCAAAACACTCCTCAGCAATCATCTGAGCCAGGTCGGCTTCAGCGGAGGGCTAGAGCAG GTGGAGATGTTTCTGCTGGGTTACGCCTTACAGCACACCATTCAGACCTTCCGCCTCTACAAGATGGACACAGAGGAGTTTGTGACGCACTACCCCGATGACCACAAACAGGACTGGCCCTGTGTGTGCATCGTCACAGAGGACGATCGACATTACAATGTCCCCATCAGGAAACGAGCACAACACCAGCTTCACCACAACCTCTCAGCGCTTTGGCCTCATAGCAGCTGA